The Caulobacter sp. 73W region GAACAACCGCCTCAACGACGGTTTCGTCGATGCGCATGGCCGCCTGTGGTTCGGCTCCATGCACGATGGGGAGACGGATCTGACCGGAGCGCTCTACCGCTTCGACGGCGCCGATCTCGTCCGCTGCGACGACGGCTACTGCATCACCAACGGCCCGACGGTCAGCCCGGACGGCAAGACGCTGTATCACACCGACACCCTCAAGAAGACGATCTACGCCTTTGATCTGGATGATGAAGGCGGGCTGTCGAACAAGCGCGTGTTCGTCCGGATCGAGGACGGCGCGGGTTACCCCGACGGGCCGCTCGTGGATTCCGAAGGCTGCCTGTGGACCGGCCTGTTCGCCGGTTGGGGCGTGCGCCGCTATTCCCCCAAGGGCGAACTGATCGATTTCGTGAAACTGCCCGTGGCGAACGTCACCAAGATCGCGTTCGGCGGGGCGGACCTGAAGACGGTCTATGCGACGACCGCCTTCAAGGGTCTTTCGGCGGAGGAGCGGAAGGCCCAACCCCTGGCTGGAGGCTTGTTCAGCTTCCAGGCGCAGGCGCCGGGCCTGCCCCAATCCCGCTTTAACGGGTGAGCGAGCCTTCCAGGCGGCGCCACAGGCCGTAGGGGTTCTCGTCCTTCAGGGCGGCGGGCAGCAGGTCCGCCGGGATGTCCTGATAGCTGACCGGGCGCAGGAAGCGCGCGATCGCCAGGCTGCCCACCGAGGTGGTGCGCGGGTCCGAGGTGGCCGGGAACGGGCCGCCGTGAACCATGGCGTGCGAAACCTCGACGCCGGTGCCGAAGCCGTTGACCAGGATGCGGCCGACCTTGCGCTCCAGGACGGGCAGCAGGGCGCGGGCGGCGTCGTGGTCGGCGGCGTCGATGTGGATGGCGGCGGTCAGCTGGCCTTCCAGGGCGGCGAGAACCTTGCGCAGTTCAGCCTCGTCCTTGCAGCGCACGATCAGCGAGGAGGAGCCGAACACTTCTTCCTGCAGGTCGCGGTTGGCCAGGAAGGCCGCGCCGGTGGTCGAGAACAGGCCGGCCTGGCCCTGATGCGTCTCGCCAGCCAGGCCGCGGGCGACG contains the following coding sequences:
- a CDS encoding SMP-30/gluconolactonase/LRE family protein translates to MTDVQCVWPAEAELGEGPVWMADQGALWFVDIKKKNIYRFEPSTGRRDSWAAPEQPGFIAPRKAGGWIAGLKTGLHHFDPDSGAFNLVARIDPPELNNRLNDGFVDAHGRLWFGSMHDGETDLTGALYRFDGADLVRCDDGYCITNGPTVSPDGKTLYHTDTLKKTIYAFDLDDEGGLSNKRVFVRIEDGAGYPDGPLVDSEGCLWTGLFAGWGVRRYSPKGELIDFVKLPVANVTKIAFGGADLKTVYATTAFKGLSAEERKAQPLAGGLFSFQAQAPGLPQSRFNG